GATTTTAAAAATGATTATGTTTTCCAATTGCGGTGCAAAAGTACCATAAAATGCCAGGCCTTTCAAACGATAGTTTCTATAGCTCATAGATAAAATCTATATAAAATCTTTTACTATAGATGGCGGAGATGAATGCACACTAAAAAGCCCTGCGCAGGATCTGCACAGGGCCTCGTTTATCTTATTCTCTTTTTACCAGCGGGCAATCACCGTCACTCCTCCTACCGCCACATCGCCGATTTTTACATTGATGGTTGCATCCAGCGGCAACAACAGGTCGACCCTCGAGCCAAACTTGATAAATCCCATTTCGTCATTCTGATTTACCTTTTTACCAACCTCGTTGTAGTTCACGATCCGTTTTGCCAATGCCCCCGCAATCTGTTTAGTTAGCACTTCTTTTCCGCTGCTATGTCGGTATACATTGGAGTGCCGTTCGTTTTCGGTAGATGATTTCGGGTGCCAGGCTACCAGGTATTTACCTTTGTGATATTGATTGTATACGATTTCCCCCTTTACCGGGTTGCGGTTCACATGCACATTCAGCGGACTCATAAAAATCGACACCTGTATCCTGCGGTCCTCAAAGTATTCATCCGCTTCCACTTCTTCAATCACTACTACCTTGCCATCACAGGGCGCTATGATCGCCGCATCATCCACCGTATAATTCCGTGCGGGAATTCTGAAAAACGAAATGATCAGTGCGAATACCACTACCAGGGCTATTTCGAGTATCCAGAAAATAACCGGGTATGCCTGAAACAGGAAATAGTAAAAAACAAAACTTACGATCAAAAACAGTATCGTACTTATGGTAATGGTAGTGCTTCCCTCCCTGTGTAATGTCATTTGCTTTTATTTAGGCCGCAAAATTACACAAAAGCCGCGAGGTTTGGTATTCCGCAACAGATCGCTCATCTGGTATGCACGAAGCCCGGGTTTGTGACCGTTTTTTTGTGACAAAAAAATATTGTCACAAATTTTTTGTCACAAATGTTGCGATTTCCGCCCTAAAAAGCCGGGGCCAACTGACCCCGGCCCGGACCCGGACGCTTTCCATGTTCCTGAAAATGAATACCCGTAGTTAAAAAACCCTTTCTTTGGTTTACTTTTTTGTCAATGCAGGAGATGGGCGCTTCGCTGCGCTATCCAGGCTTTAACGTATTCTAACATTCCTTTAACAGTGAAGCCGAATTACTGGTCCAGCACTTCAAAGGTGATTGGTTGTTTCCGGTACGCCTTAA
The sequence above is a segment of the Niabella agricola genome. Coding sequences within it:
- a CDS encoding phosphatidylserine decarboxylase family protein; translation: MTLHREGSTTITISTILFLIVSFVFYYFLFQAYPVIFWILEIALVVVFALIISFFRIPARNYTVDDAAIIAPCDGKVVVIEEVEADEYFEDRRIQVSIFMSPLNVHVNRNPVKGEIVYNQYHKGKYLVAWHPKSSTENERHSNVYRHSSGKEVLTKQIAGALAKRIVNYNEVGKKVNQNDEMGFIKFGSRVDLLLPLDATINVKIGDVAVGGVTVIARW